agtattttgtatttaatcatatcctgatgtaactatcactattatctgctgtattattgaattgtggtttgtcacacttgaacaaaagttattgtatttcttgctcttattgtattacttgtattgtaacacttgaaatgtattcgcttacgattgtaagtcgccctggataagggcgtctgctaagaaataaataataataataataataataataataataatatatattttggaaaGGCATATTGTTGCCCCAAACAGGGTCAGTCCTGGTTGATGACCAAACCTACCTGAGACACCTTTGAGTTGGTTAAAATAGGGCTAATGTGCTCTGTTGCCAGGTCAGCACAAGCAGACATGAGCAGAGTGGCGACTATCAGGATAATTAGTGCCCTCCATCTAGACCAGAGAACAACAGGGCTGTGGTGGTGACCTATCACTGAACAAACATTAGAAAGTTAAAATGCACTGTATCAACTCACAAGCTGATTCACAAGTTCTCAGTCAAATATATGCATTCTGGGAGCTAGTGTTTTGTCTgatcactaaaagttatttcacgaCAAAGCTCACTGAGATCCCAGATAGTCACACAGTCCTGCATTTATCagttgattttaaaattaattaaattggAAATTAAGCTACTAAATTACTAGATAACAACCCTGCATGCCTTTCTGTCCCATAATCACCACACAGTCAAAACATAGGTCTGACCTTTTGGATACCTACAAGTTTCAAAGCTCCTTTAAGGCAATCTTCCGTAGCAGTTTGACATTACCGCACACTGCTAACACGGAGATAAACATATAAATCAATGCAGGCAAATTAGTAAAGGAAGTGTTGGCTGACCAGGACAGTCACTGACGTGGATGTCATAGATGTGCGAGTGAGTCTTCAAGGTAAAGATGAGACCGACGAGGTAAGCAGctgggagcagcacagacactgtgTAAACAAGTGGTCTGCAACAACAGGAGAGAGATACTGTTACACAAACAGCAAGATACTGAATTTCTCTTATCTAGTTTTAAGAAACTGACATACTCCAAAGCTCTGCATTATATTTGCCAATTTGATAGTGGATATGACTGCCTTGGGAAGATCTAATTTAAGGTACAGTATAGTAActgtatgcccccccccccccccccacatcatgtactgtatttaacaattTTATTAAGTGGTGAAAATGATTTGATTCCTGAGCCATAACGGAGCATTTATTAGTTGCAAGAGTAATTTGTAGCTTCCAGTACATCTAATACAACTTTTAGAGAAagtaaataaactgaaataaaatattgtatgGTCTTGAAGCTGAATTCACACACCCCAAACAATGATTACTTCGTGTAAATGCTGCTGTAAACAACTGCAGCTTTAAGTGAACCCCATTTTTTCATAATGTTCAGAACTGAAGTATTATCTGATAGGAATAAACAGAACAATGTAAACCAGACATTTACACGATAACGTGTAGAGTATCTGACAGTAGACATAGGTAATGTGTAATAAAACTAGTACTTACTCAATGTGACTGTGAAATAATGAATAATTATTTTCACTCTGttgagaaaaaagaaagtcaaGAGAAAGTGAAAATGATCAACTATTCACATGCAAGCTTTACcacttgtatttttattatgaCTGCTGTAACtatttaaaaccaaaaagctATTATAGGGTGCTTGGTTAATGCTAAAAACATACACAATAATTATGATCTTATAGGTACTGTCATCAGGGGTTGTGCATATATTTCCTAAacagtgtatttttaaaatattttattgtaactgcATTATTGAAATATAAAATGGTGTTTTGCAATGGTATTGTTTGCAAAATAAATGAAGAGCACATTTTATGAGAACACTTACCAGGTCATAGTGGCAGTCTTTGCAGACGAAGGGTCCGGTCCCGTTCTCACTGACGTTAGTGCAGCCCTGACAGACCAGGTTCCCATAAGCCTTTGAGAAGAGAGTTGGAGCAAATGCACCTGCAGGGATCAAAAACAAGGACAGATGTGCATTACTAAATTCCACCCTCAGAAGATGTACATTTTCTAGCTTTCTGTAACTACTTTCCACTGAATGCAAATTTCAATTGTTAATTATCCCTATATTtattgcaacaacaacaacaaaaaaagtaaacaaatgtcACTGTATAGTCGTTTCCTTGTTTTCCCTTACTCACCTCCAACTGATATGAAGAGCAGCGTGGAGCTGACCCCTGCGGACCGGCTGTTAAACACCTGCTCCTGGTGCTTACACCCTCCAATTATCATACACACACCCTGTGGGGGGAAAAGGGGATATTTGTTATTTGATATACCCTACCAAATGACCTAATACTAGCTGCATTACTCAAGCTTCTCTTACGGCATGTGTGCTGTTTACTATGCCGATTTCATTATCATTAATTGACTACAAGAAAAAACTGACTTCATCTCAGTCGGGTGGTGGAGAACCATCCAGACTCCATTAATACTGTGGTCTTATGtaatcaagactttttttttttcttttcatttttttaaatttaatttaatttagagtgaccaattattatttttatttattttcctccaatttggaatgtccaatgatgtttttttctcctcaccgcagcgagtccccacacagcacagacgttcttaGGGCGTGTGAGCGTTCTCCGATTTcgcaagcctaaagccagaatcacttttacaccaagcaatccagagcagcggtggacgggctaccgatcccggagaacagagatcagccctgcctgCCTGCTCGGTGtttggccagtagggttcgctgttgcgcgatgaggagaagcaatccctgccggtttcccatcccccacccagggagcgtcagagccaatgtgacgctcccccTCGGGGTTCCCAGCAAAGTTCaccctctttgcacagcctggacacaAACTGGCACCacccaagctgtgtgactcatcctgcagtCCCAGctgcagcgctttaactggatgaacCACTCCGGGACCCCTTAAATCGAGACATTCTTTGcttcaatattaaaatatatagtcCTTTATACAGAAGTTTTAATTTCAAATAAGCAGACATGCAGATATAGGGTTGAGACAGGCTCAACAAATGTGCCAAGGTGAGACTCACAGGGATGAAGAGGACACACCCCAGCAGAGTCCCAGTCAGTGCGGACTTCACAATCTCATCATAGCACTTGTTCCCTTCCCGAGACCCCTTTATCAGCGCTGTGATGTAGAACGTAAGTTCCGTGATGGAGCCGAAAGTCGCATTCATCACCGCACCCACTGCAAAATTACTCTGTGCTGAAATACTAACAAAGTAAAAGAAAGTATTAAAGATTTTAATTGTTCTCAGAACCAGGTCATTAATTCTGTAAGAAGCACCTAAAACTGGCCAGAGTGTGGAGATTAATTATATCTCCTAACGGGAAATGACTAAATACCTGATAACTGCCAGTGAACTAAACTGCTAAGTACAGCAATTTCTAATAGAATATCTTGATTTGGAAGAATTTATTTTATCTGGTGAAAGCAATCATACTTATCGTATGTTATTGTTATTGGGTTACTCCATGCCAAAACCAGCAATTCCAGACACATTTCCCAGGGACACCAACTCAGATTGTGGCAAAATTATCAGGGCTTGTCAGTTAGTCCACAGGGGTATGGAGTTTTCATATATGCTGAAAAAAGCAGATTTAAATGGTAATAACTTGTGACTAGTCTGAAGCAGGGGGCTCATATTTCAACAACTGAATAATGACATGGGGTAGCATGATTCTGCATAATCTAGGCATCATTCTAGTGAACACTCCATAGCAAAATATTTAGCAATAGCTAGCTGTAATGTTTAGATGCAGGATATGATTTGGGGTATTATAGAATAATGGACAAAACCTGTTAATTTCATTACATTCCAATATGGTGACCCCGGAGCCATCTGTGGATTTGGTATGAAAAGACCCTGTTGAATTAACTGCATAATACAGGCACCATTTGCTCCTAGGAGGGCTTTTATTATCAATAtgacattaaaaacattttcacacacacacacgctggacGGCCACCTTGAatttcagtaaaaaataaaataaaatgtggggctcccgagtggcgcatccagtaaaggcgctccacgtgagtgcaggatgcgctctatagcctgcaagtcgcgagttcgaatccaggctattcctttgccgattgaggacgggagctcccaaggggcggcgcacaattggccaagcgtcgcccggggggagggagggttaggtcggtcagagtgtcctcggctcacagcgcactagcgacccctgtagtctggccgggcgcctgtgggcttgcctgtagctgcccgagagctgcgttgtcctccgacgctttagctcttgggtggctgcatggtgagtctgcagtgtgaaaaaaagcggtcggcttaacggcacgcgcttcggaggacagcgtgtgttcatcttcgccctcccgagtcagcgcaggggtggtagcggtgagccgaccgtaataaataattggccattccaaattgggagaaaataataaaaataattggcaacgactaaatttaaaaaaaaataaataaaaaataaaaaataaaaaataaaaaaataaataaataaaataaaaaattgatacTAGTCTATACTTCAGACAGTATTAGTCTAGTGAATAAGGTAAAGATTCATTCAAATTGAATAGACTAAATGTAGGGTTTCAGTTGTCACttattgttttcttaataaaagCATGCggtccagtctttttttttttaaactgaacatGAAGTGCATGCAATGATTATGACTCACCTGGCGATCGCCATTCCAATGTAATAGGAGAGTGGAATGATGGAACAGAGGGAGATAGCAAACTTGACAGTAGAACTTGCATACCGGTTTTCCCCATCTGCATATCCCAGGACCAGACTGACGATAACAAGTGGCAGCAGGTCTGAATTTCTCAATTAAAGGAATACAGACAGATTTATTTTGAGAAAGTGATATGCAATGGCTCTCCAGCCTGCACTGGTGGCTGTTTACGTCAACATGTAAACATTCAAAAGGGAGCTTCTAGCTGCTCTTTGTCATCTACCAACTAAATGACTTGCAAGTGGTCGATGGGCTGTAAAGGATACTGACAGCGAACACGTTGATCCCATCCACTGCATACTTGTAGTAGTATGAATTGAAAGCATGGTAGCAGCACAAGATCACCCCCGACTCTGAAACTACTTCGGtctgttcaaaacaaaacacatatagaTTTAAATGAAGAACGGTTAGGAAATTGTTGATTTAGAGCAAAGAACCTGCAGTCACATGAGAAGGAGGGCCATAGAACTAGATGCCCCGGAAGCAGCAATGTCTGTCGATACAGGGTCCATGTACTCTGGGGGCCTTTGGTTTTGGTCTTCTCTTTCAAACTCTGATAAAGGGGCTTTACTGTAACCCATCTTGAGTGGTTTTAACAAACAGTGCTCTCCCCCACTTTCTCACTTGGAAAGGCCACAAGGCAGGGCTGCCCAAtccctgtttttatttatattgacCATAGAGTCTTTACCTCAAGTCATAAGACCTTGTACAATGGCAAAGGGCATTCCCACAGGGGTCcaagaatacaaaataatgcGATTGGAGGATAATACATTGATACTGGTCTCTAGGATCTCTTGGTACAAGAGAAACTAGTCTAAGTCAGAAGTCATAATGTTATCCAAATCCCTCTTCCCTTTTTTCTAAAtggaatatttaaaatatttactagACAAACTAAAAGTACTTGGGAATTCAGATAAAGCCTAGGCATTGAACAGAGTGTAGGTCATACTGTACATATGCTGTAGGATTGCCCACTTGTAACAGTCTTTTGGGGGAAGGTTCTCTGGACTAGCAGCTCTGTGAGAGACATAAAAAGTTAACGTTGTTCCAGCACTGTCTTTTGCACAATTATATTTTTGAAGGAAGGGTGGGAGGGTAAAATATTTAATTGGATGCTGGCAGTTGCAACGGCAAAAATAATTATGCGCCACTGGAAAGATCCCATATGAAAAACGGTACAATACCTTGGCTGAGACAGCACCTAATGAAAGCCtgatatataaaacacaaaacagagtgCAGCTGTTTGAACAGGTGTGGAATCTCGTTTTCGTAGGGGGGCACTGGGTACAGAAACCACAACCTGGAAGTGGTACATGTGAGATTACTAGccgtttattttctttatcaCTCTAACCAGTTCAAGATATGACTCGCTTCTGGTAAAACACAAGCTAGATATAATGTTGCCAttgctctggggggggggggggggggtggaaaggTAAAGCACTATATGTATCATTACAAAGGTTTAATGTAACAAGATGGATATTATTGTAAATGTAATGTGATGCTACTGCAGGACACTACAGATTTCCAATGTATTGTTACACTACTAAATAGAAGAGAACTATTTATACATGATGCAGTAATTCGTCAAAAATGATGaatgtgtaaaaatgtactttaaataataataaaaatataccagtgtataaaaaaaaatcccccaaatCTTTGGACAATTATGAATGATAaaaggtatttttaaaaaaaaaagcatttaagcCATTACCTTTTTTGGTTTCCGTACGTGTACATGCTCAGGAGGCATAAGCAGGATGATGCGGACAGTCCTGGCATTCATCTTGCAGACTGGAATGGTGAACACTAGAACCCAGGAGATAAAGCAGGCCAGTCCATGGACCAGCACCAGGAAAGGGTAGACCAGCAACAGCCACAGGTATGTATTTACACGACACTATTatcaagaaagaaaacaaacaaaaaaaccttaaaCCTAGTGTGTTATCATAAActatttcaagttatttaaataataaaaatctaTCAATTCTCTTCCAAAAAGTTCAACATTTTGACAGAAGTTTCAATTAAATCCAATtcttcaaaacacatttttttttacattaatacatacttttttttagaAATCATAAATACTGCTGTTGCTTTGAGAAAATTACAACTCAAATTATTGACAGAGCCACTTGTAAAGTCATATCAGTTCCAAGAGGAAGTCTGCACTTACTTTCTGTGGTCAGGGTTTGCTAACGACTCACATCTTTTTCAAAATGTGTATTACTAACCCACAATTTACTGTTGCAAAAGCACTAAAGGCATAAATCATGACatgctttcaataaaaaaatgtatacattttcaaCACACTCACTTTCCAAATCTATTGATGGATGTAGATATTGGTTATATTTGTAAATCTGTATTTAATATCAGTCTGAATTCTGTCTGAATGGCTCAAGTAAAATAGTTTTATgcagtacaatttctgaaaatgtaagGTTGATGCCACCTATCATCACACCTGTAATGTTCTCagtcaaattaaatcaaatagaACTGTAAATCAACCTGACTTTTCATGAATCATTGCCAGCGGTTTTAATCCCTTTCATCgttttcttatcttttttttttgtaatgctgaATTGTTAAATCAGGCTTTGCATTGCTAATTTGTGACCAATTTCATCCACCCTTTGTGTGCTCTTTGCATTTGTATGCTTTTGCAACAGGGAGAGGTGGGGCTTGCAATAGTTTGCAGTAGCAATGATTGCAAGCTCTTTACAAAAAGCATCAGCTGCATCATTTTCTGAATCACGCTCTTGAAAATGAAGGCAACCCAAACAGGGGCTTGATAGTCCACTGCCATTGTCCATTGCTAAAAATATTTACTGCAAACCCACATTAATTCCATTAATGAGAACAACAATACCTATTTTATGTCCAAAACCCAACTCTTACATGTTACAGCAATCTTTAATAGTTgtatatttgttgttgttatttaaaaacTCTGAAACCAGGACTACCTAATAATCTACCTACTAACAAATGTCTAATTTGAAAAGCAGGCTTACCCAGTAGCCAACCTCATGTGACCTGTGGCTTGGCTGGCTTTCTTGCAGGTTTTGGTTACCCCTAACAAGGGGGGTGGTCTCTTTAATCTCGTCCACTTCGGGTATTGCTTCACATGTAGAGAACCTTGTATGCTTCCTGAAATGACTGCCAGACTAATTGTGAAAGACAGAATGAatggcagggatggaaagaagacacCCATTGCATAGCTGTGTGTGATCCATTTCTGACACACACATGAGCTTGCGACCTATATACTGTGGCTCATCAAGCCCAAaaaacctggaaagggtgaaactgccatacaataggagtcttttttccatccctgaatGGTTATGGATTTAGAGCTATATAATATCAATCCAAATAATTTCTTAGTATTCCAGTCAATGGCATGCTGACTCAATAGGTTCTTTTTTCTGTTCTGGGGTTTAACCAGGATTACcatgaagcaaaaacaaaatgagCCCTATTCACAGAAAGTTACTAATGGTGTTGCTTAGAGAGATTCCAAAATAAGAAATGGACTTACAAAAGGAAGacaatataatacaaaataaatagaggATTACCTAAAAGCAACGTTCAGAAAAAGTACAGCAGTTTATCCTTACCTTTTGTATCGACTTCCCAAAAGGCCAGAAAAAATACCCAGCCAATCTCCAAGACAGTTTACCTATAAAAAAAGGAGaatgatattttagaatgtgtaaatggtttgtattaaaataaagctATAAGAAAATACAGGCTAATCCCTGAAATCAAAGttctaagtaaaaaaaaaggttaattatAAAGATGaacaaactattttaaatgtgttatttaatgtGGTTTCATGACAGATCTTTTTTACTCACACCTGCTACTGAAACACTATTTAGGCTAAATATTGACATATTTCCTTTGACCCATTAGAACAATACAAACATCTGCTTGGGGTTTAAACTTTTTTGTTCTTAAATACATAGGGAACATGTGTAACAGTTTTGTTAATTAAGTGATTAGgaaagatatatataaaaaaaatatattaattaaaaaaaaataataataataatgtgatgtcttgtaacaattgtaagtcgccctggataagggcgtctgctaagaaataaataataataataataataataataataataatattattatatagcTTCTCAGATTTCATTAATAATGTAGAGTAATGTTGCTACCTAAGAACtctcaaactgtttttaaaatgttgcttgGATTAGCAACTGAAAAAGCAGTGCAATATTAAGTGAATCTCAGTTTAGTCTCAAAGTTAAATGCCTGTAGTAACAACCATGTTTTCTAGCTAAAACATGCATTTAGTTATTGATACTTACCATAAGGGACTCCTATAATGGTAATGAACATTACACTACCAACAAAAACATATGCCAAAGAGATCCACCAGCCAAATAACAGAACATAGATTATATTCCCAAAGCAAAGTACAGAAcctgggaaaaaataaaaataaaacattttatattagtatgaatgcataaaaaaacaaaactgttatacCTGCTAAAAAGCCCAAACATGGTCTAATTGCCACTGCCAGTTAACGTTTAAATCTTAAACCAAATCTCCTACATTAGTCTACTCATTATACAGACAGCCTGTCAAGCCCACTGAGAACCAAATTGTAGGTGTGGAAGTTATGGACTTAAATCCCAGAACCACGTACAGACCACTGATACAAACGGCTGGCATAACCAAATACTTGAGATAGACAGCATGGAAAACCTTGCATTCAAAATCACACGTGTatattagtttgtttatttatttatttatttatttatttatttttaaagacgcGAGTCATCAAGCTTGCGTTTCCTCGTGTTTTTACCTGCTTGGGTTTTAATCGTGTTTAGTTCAGAATAAAGCTCTTTCACGATCTCCGATCTGTCTTCCCAGGGTCTCTCCGTCACATGGCTCTTCCATTTCTTGAACCCAAACTGCAAATACACATAGTTTTAGCATAGTAGATAAAACTCCATCAGAATTTGTTTAGATCTTGATGGTTGCTCTTTTCAGTAGCCAGTAATTCCCCCTTGTCCAGACATCTTTGTCATTGTGACATATTTGGCCAGATGCGTGACGCCTGAAGTTCAGCAGATCTTATCCAGCCTCTCAAACATTTGCAGTAAACACGTTATTCAAGCATGTACTGCATTTGCTTTCCCCTGCAGTCACTAGATATTTTTGTTAATTTCCTCAGTTCAGAATATTAACATTAATGTGTACCCACCCTTGCTTTTTGTGGTGAATCATAGTGTTGAATTACTAACCCTGTAGTTGTTAGATAGTTTATTAGCTTCCACTTCATTCTCTGCTGTGATAGTGGTCTTAGTAATACTTCCTTCGCATATCAGTTCAGAGGAGTGGTGGCACAGTGCGGAGGATCTGGCTGTTggtaaaagtaaaaagaaaatagaatGCAACTTAAATGGTACATCCGATGAATGTGCCTTCCCCAGACATTAACATTGCATTTCAGGTGCAGTCTGCAGCCCTGTGTCAATGCGTCTTCAGCCCCAGCTTTCCTCAGTAGTTTCCCTGCATCTCTCACCTGCCATGTATCTGGGTGTGATCTGGGTATTGTGCTGGGAGCTCGTGGGCgagtgtgtctctgtcagctctGCATGCACATTAACTGCACAGTGTTTGTCACAGAGGGAGCCCCTTCGGTGGTGGCTTTCTGCTCTGTGGTCAGAATCTCGGGGGAAGtctaaaaacagaacagaaacacaGGATACAAGAAGGGTTGAAAGTAAAAAACGATGTGGAAATATCACTTTGACTCTGCTTTGAATAATACAATAGAGTTGGGTATTAAGGAAAGTGTTCTAGAATGTTGTTAAATATAACCAATGACAAGCAGTTTAACTGatatatcaaactttatttacttAATCAAATTAGAAGGCACTGTAAAAACTTGATAAATAGGGACCAATATATCAAACCTACAACAGTTACAACCACTGATCTCaaagggtttgttttgtttgtttaatagatAAACATTAGGCCTAATGCaatgattttaatttaaatgttgatcaaataaaataaaacaaaaaagttttaaCAGTGGAAACTATAGGGTTGCCTGTTAACCACCCTAAAAACAAATGTTACAATAATGCTCCAATGACCATTGACCAGTTGCGCCCTGTGCTCTTATGAATCTCAAGCAGGCAGAAGAACCAAAACCATTTAACTGGACACATACACAGCAGTTCAGAATGATATTCAGTTTTAGCTATATTATACCTAAATTAACACGCTGCTGCGGTTTGTTGTGCAAGACAGTTTTTTGGTTTGCACTAAAGGTTGCGTAACTAACAGGTATACTTGTCACAAGGTTTACcatatcctccccccccccctccccatcaAGAGTGGAACGGAAGCAGCGTCTGCATGGTGCATTGAGTTCACTTATCTATTATTAGTAGAAAACAGCATGATGTTTCCGTCACACCAACTAAACCTTCCCCTAAAGCAGGCAGCAACCCGAAAAATCTGTTTCAGTTCTAATGTTTGCAAGGATGTCACCCCAAGGAATGGTTACATCTACATTCCTTTCAAAGTCTTGGGGTGACAAATCTGCCTGTAACAAATAGGTTAAATACAATAGCCCaggacaagaaaaataaataaacaaaaaacacaacagtctgcaagaaaaatactttttccattttaatattttagaaaatcgTCAAGGAATAACTTAAGAACCACTATGATCCATAAATTCAACTTGAAATGATAGGGACAATAGACACTGCCTAAAGCTATTACTCAAGCATGCCACTGCATCACATGCCCTGAACTGTGGCTAAAGTTTAGCTGAATTGAAAGCATGAATGGCTTTATCAGATAAACAGATGATGTAATAATCACAAGGCTAGAGTAGAATGAATTGTGGAACAGTTGAGACCTTCTTAATGAGGGGGAGGGATACAGCGATACAATTCTGTTAAAGTTTTTAAGTATTGACTGGACATTAAGCTACACCTGGCCATATTCACACACAAATTGGAAGTCAAATTCAGTTTTACGGCTCCCAAGCCCCAgcaccagtaccaaacacttaagcaattacAGGAAGAAGCGGGTTCGAAGTCAGTAACTTGACC
The sequence above is a segment of the Acipenser ruthenus chromosome 7, fAciRut3.2 maternal haplotype, whole genome shotgun sequence genome. Coding sequences within it:
- the LOC117415961 gene encoding uncharacterized protein LOC117415961 is translated as MSAEVIDPNRRRRYTHDTLDFPRDSDHRAESHHRRGSLCDKHCAVNVHAELTETHSPTSSQHNTQITPRYMAARSSALCHHSSELICEGSITKTTITAENEVEANKLSNNYRFGFKKWKSHVTERPWEDRSEIVKELYSELNTIKTQAGSVLCFGNIIYVLLFGWWISLAYVFVGSVMFITIIGVPYGKLSWRLAGYFFWPFGKSIQKSGSHFRKHTRFSTCEAIPEVDEIKETTPLVRGNQNLQESQPSHRSHEVGYWCRVNTYLWLLLVYPFLVLVHGLACFISWVLVFTIPVCKMNARTVRIILLMPPEHVHVRKPKKTEVVSESGVILCCYHAFNSYYYKYAVDGINVFAVNLLPLVIVSLVLGYADGENRYASSTVKFAISLCSIIPLSYYIGMAIASISAQSNFAVGAVMNATFGSITELTFYITALIKGSREGNKCYDEIVKSALTGTLLGCVLFIPGVCMIIGGCKHQEQVFNSRSAGVSSTLLFISVGGAFAPTLFSKAYGNLVCQGCTNVSENGTGPFVCKDCHYDLSENNYSLFHSHIEPLVYTVSVLLPAAYLVGLIFTLKTHSHIYDIHVSDCPVIGHHHSPVVLWSRWRALIILIVATLLMSACADLATEHISPILTNSKVSQYFIGVTLLAMVPELPEIVNGIQFALHNNLSLSIEVGSCMAVQVCMLQIPVLVLFNVFYPVGFILIFSDLHLWASMFSVILMNYIFMDGKCDYFQGTALVVVYLILLAMYFFAPSPAGC